In Longimicrobium sp., the sequence ATCCCGACCCACGCGCCGCTCTCCGCCAGCGCGCGCGCCACCGCGAGCCCGATCCCGCGCGACGCGCCCGTCACCAGCGCCGTCCTCCCCCGCATCGAGTCGTCCATTTCCGTCCCCGTGGTCAGACCAGCGTGCCGCCCGTGACCAGCCGCAGGAACTCGTCGCGCGTGCGCAGGTCCTCGCGAAAGATCCCCTTCATGGCGCTGGTGACGGTCTTGGAGTTCTGCTTCTCCACCCCGCGCATCATCATGCACAGGTGCGCGGCCTCGATCACCACACCCACTCCCTGCGGGCGCAGCACGTCCATGATGGCGGATGCGATCTGCTCGGTCAGCCGCTCCTGCACCTGTAGGCGCCGCGCGAACACCTCCACCACGCGCGGCAGCTTGGAGAGCCCGACGATGTGCCCGTCGGGGATGTAGGCGATGTGCACCTTGCCGAAGAAGGGGAGCAGGTGGTGCTCGCAGAGACTGTACATCTCGATGTCGCGCACCATGACCATGTTCTCGTGGCTCTCGGCGAAGACCGCATCGCCCACCACCTGCGCCGCCGTCAGCCCGTAGCCCCGCGTCAGCCACGCCATCGCGTTCGCCACGCGCAGCGGCGTCTTCTTGAGCCCCTCGCGCTCGGCGTCCTCGCCGAGCAGCTCGAGCTGGCGGCGCACCAGGCGCTCGTACTCCTCGCTGTGTACCTC encodes:
- the folE gene encoding GTP cyclohydrolase I FolE, with translation EVHSEEYERLVRRQLELLGEDAEREGLKKTPLRVANAMAWLTRGYGLTAAQVVGDAVFAESHENMVMVRDIEMYSLCEHHLLPFFGKVHIAYIPDGHIVGLSKLPRVVEVFARRLQVQERLTEQIASAIMDVLRPQGVGVVIEAAHLCMMMRGVEKQNSKTVTSAMKGIFREDLRTRDEFLRLVTGGTLV